From the genome of Magnolia sinica isolate HGM2019 chromosome 12, MsV1, whole genome shotgun sequence:
AGCATAACTGGAGTGCTTATGAGGAAGCTCTAAAAACCAACCCTGTGCTAGCCAAGATGATGATTAGTGGGGTGGTTTACGCTCTTGGAGATTGGATTGCACAGGTAATATTGTCAGTTTAAACTAGTGTGAATTGCAATCAACTACTAATAGCTATGCTTAAGTAAGGGCATCCGGTATGTACTTCTTTTGCTGATACCCTACTGATTGCAGTGCTATGAAGGGAAACCTCTTTTCGAATTCGATCGGGCTCGCATGTTCAGATCTGGACTTGTTGGGTTTACATTTCACGGTTCCCTTTCTCACTACTATTACCAATTCTGTgaggtgattttttttatttttttatttttaaattattttacttcAGCATTGAAGCAATCTTATAGCTTACctctcaaaaaataataaaatcataaaataaaggaagtaaaataaaaattaaagaggGTCTCTCTTAGCTGCTTATTTTGTGGAGTGCTGAAGTGTCCCAGTTTCCTTTTTCCAGGCTCTTTTTCCCTTCCAGGATTGGTGGGTAGTTCCTGCGAAGGTTGTGTTCGATCAAACAGTGTGGGCTGCAGTGTGGAACAGCATCTACTATGTTCTCTTGGGATTCTTGCGTTTTGAATCACCAGCCAATATATTTAGTGAGCTCAAGGCAACATTTTGGCCCTTGCTAACGGTAAGGAAATGTTCACTCTTGGTAGAGTTTCCTTTTCCGCTGATTGTCTTTTAAGCTTTTGAAAAGCCTGTGCTTCTTTGTATTGTCCCTCATTTCACCTTGAAATTCCCATGTACTCATCTCATCACAGATGCACTTTGAGTTGAAGTTAAGGTTTTGAAACTTGTTCTTCTTGTTTTCCTTCTTTGTTGGTCTGGTGTTGTTAATTTCACACTTCACAAGAGCATTCAGAACAGTCATTAGAAATAAGAGATATGAGGCGAAACTTGATagtttgaacttgagatttttgaaATTGGGCTTGCCTTAGATGGGGATCTTTGGattttaaaatgagcttgcctgATTTGGAGAAAACTCAATCGATCATTTTACCTCTACtgggttttttttatttatttatttatttttaaatggagtTTGGATTCAGTACTCCACTTAAACTGAGCTGATTCTCCAAACTTTTGAATTTCTCTGTGATTGTATGAACCTTGGTGGCCTCTTCTAATTATCATGGCTCGTAAGGATTTAAGCTTACTACCATGTTGATTTAGTAGCTTATAGACATTTATGCTGCAGTTAACTGACTTTTCAACTCTCATTTTCTTGACAGGCAGGATGGAAGCTTTGGCCTTTTGCTCACTTGATTACCTATGGTGTAGTACCGGTTGAACAAAGGCTTCTATGGGTGGACTGCGTGGAGCTTATCTGGGTGACCATACTCTCAACGTGAGCATCTTTACCCACCTCAAAGTCGACTTTCTCTATATCCAAGTATTTAGTAACCTGTCTAAATACTATGAAAGGAATGTCATAGCATCCACATAATTGCTATCGTCAACAGTTATATCTGGCAAAAATCAACGCCAGTATTTTAATAATTGCTGAGTTGACTTTATCTTGACTATGGTTGAGTTCATGTTACTAACCTAGGTGGACATAACATTTTGTTCTGTTGGTATCTTGAGATGTATTCTCTTATATTGTGTACTCTATGATCCTGTATTCATATAGTAATTCTTTAGGTTTCTTGGCAAGGagcaaaagaaggaaaagaaactaAAAGCGTGgaaattgtaattattatttcTGTTGGTACTATTGAGAAATGGAATCCATTTTTAGGGCTATGTTTTCAGGTGGAAATCTCTTATTCATTAGACAATGGTTATCTCATATCTTGTGCTAGGGAATTGCAATTGTGGAAAAGGCTAATAATTGCTTCTTGGAATACCCTGTTTTCTTTGCAAATCAAACAGGAGAAAAGCTCTTGTCAGAGGAAATCagtctcttttcctttcttttacccCTTAACAAAAAGCCTTAAAATTTATAGATGTATGGATATATCAGCATGTCAGGTTCTCTGGAGTTGCCTTATCTGACATCTCATATTACGTGCATGTCTAACATGGATTTGTGTTCATGCCAATGTTACGTGGCTGGTAGCTAATCATCTGTACCGATCTTCTTCTCATGGCTAGTTACTCGAATGAGAAATCCGAAGCAAGGAGTTCAGAAGCATCTTTGGAGACAAATGCCAAATCTCCCTCAAGTGAAACCAAGGTATGGAAACTGTTACTTTGGTATATCTGAGGATTGTCAAGCAACATTGAAGAAACGATAACACCCCTATTATTCGATTTCTTATCAGGAATTAATGTGATGACGATGTCAGATTAAAGGAATATAGCCTGTATCTATGCTCTGTAAGTAGCCAAACTACCTGTGAAGATAGTGCCATTGCTCAAACAGACCGAGATCTGGTCGTGACGGACAATGCAGCTGCGCCGACTGCTATGGTTTCGCTGCACACTTTCATTCAAGATGTGTATGCCATGTAACAGTATCTACCTTTCATCCACAATGTATCCATCAGTATCGTTTATATCATAGTCCTCAAATGTAATCTAGAAGATTATAGTAATTAGTAGTTTAGACATTTCATTCGGGGCCACTGTTTCTACATATAGAAACGAACCGCTTCCCTTCATCctacaattttcttttgaaaaggtAACTCCACTTCTTCCTACTGCTTATCAAATCATTCAACATACTATACTGTTTAGAAGCTGCTGGAATTTTGTGATCACTTCCATGGCGGTGGAGGCTTTATGTTGGTTGTCATTGCTTGTTATGGTTAGGGTATTTTTATCATCTTTCATATGCCTTCAAGGATATCCCTAGTCCTatttttattattgtttcttttttgaatttttgaatgtaAATTTCCATTTTTATTATTCATTCGAGCATCTGTACACATATGCTTTATTTTGATATTATCTTGGCCTTCACCTAGCAGTACCCATAGTTTAAAAACCAATAAAGTCGACTCAATGTTCAACCGGGTCAAGTTGACTCGAAGACTCGACCCATTATTGTAGATTGAAGATATGAGGAAtgtaaatagatatttaaaatactTTAAACTTAGTATAagtaatagaaaagaaaaaaaaagaagaagaaaaactaccttctctttatttttaataaaatctcCACCTAGTAGGTGAGTGACTCAGTTCAAGTCAGGCTGAGTTGACCAAGCCATTGATTTGACTCGATGAGTCTGCCTGTGTCCAGCCCGAATCAGGCCCACTACTGAGTTTCACAGCAAATTGGCTCAAATCAGGTCCAGTACTGAGTTTCACAGACTTGGCTCAAAATCTcactgagtcaagttgactcagctTAGTCGATTTGAGTCAGCAAGTTTTGGAATTATGGCAGTACCTTGTTAATAATCCTTTTCTTTCGGGAACATTCTAACTAGATATTTAATGAGTAATTAATCACAGTAGCACCTGTTATCTGTTCTATCCTCACTCCCAAGTCCTCTATCCTCACTCCTAACTCCTTCCAGTTGTGATTACGCTTGTATTAATTAATGGATGCTTCCTCCGCAGGAGCTCGAAAGCTGATTGAGATTTTGTGTAGTTTCCTATCTTCTTTGCAATGTACTAAAGCTAGTTATTACCtgaaaaattctcatcctgggaATCTTGGgaattctcctcctgataggtttacGTTGATTTGCAATCTAGATTGGAACTTAACAACCAGAGCTGTGGGTGTAGCGTATTAAGCTTTAGTCTCCGTGTTTGTTTAGTAGCGCATTAAGCTTTAGTGGGGATGTTGTTTAGTAGCGCATTAAGCTTTATTCTCCAGCTGATCAATCTGATTTTCCACAATAGTAGTTGAATCAGGTTTGGATATGTGGAGATCATCTCTGGTAAGAATCAACCTTACTGTCAAAACACCCAGACTCATTCTACTCATCGAAATACCAGGGATGGTGTCAATTTCAGTCCTGCTACCTACAGGGAAGTCTATTGTCATTGCATCACTAATATCCACTTCAACCAAAGCCTGAATAATGGTTTCCCAAACTGGTGAGAATTCTAACTGATTGGTTATGATCCTCCTTGGGATGCCACCCACCCAGACCACTTACAGGAAGAGTGCCATCCGAAGCATTTGGAGCTTTCCCCATGTCTTTCCTTCGAGTCCCATTCCTCATCCAGTATATCTTTAGTTTTCGAACCCCAAGAAATGCAATTATAATTGCTGCCTTAACAATTTGAATCATTTTACTATCTGCCAGCTATACCAAGAGCAAGTTTGGCAACAGGTTCTTTGTTAGCCTTTAAAGCAGCCTTTTCCTAACTAAGGCAAGTCCATTTCATAGTTTTTACATCTGATAAAGAAGTCAACTTCATCATGTTTGAGATCCTTCTCGAGTTCAGCAATGAATCTTGCAATGTCTTGTAATTTGTTGTTTGGTGTTTCGCTTTCCGGCTCCTGTGTTGAGCTGTTTGTATCCTGTTTTTGTTTCTCTTCTTAATGAATCTCCACCTatttaaaataaactaaaatgaaAACAGAGAGATTCTTGGTGTCTTGGTTAACTTATTATGGATGAGCCTGTCCTCATCTCCTTTTATAATACCTCATTTTTCTTTATTGTGATTTATGATTCACAAATTCCTTCGAGAAATCCAGTGATTTCTCCGTTCTGAGCATTTTTAAATGAACAAGTGTGTTGAGATATGGGGGGCTGATACCCCCATGATGTCAGAGCTTTGAGCAAACAGTTTGGATTCTGAAAATATTACCATTACAAGGGAACATGCTCATGCTCTATAATAGAGATTAAAAGGTGGTGTATGCACTAGTTGTTTGACAGTACCTcaaaatgatgggaacttaatTCAGATTAGCGGTAACAAACATTTTTCTGGTTGCAGGACTCACATATTTCACACAATTTTCAAAAGAATACCACCAGAGTTCAAAAGTCTTCTGCTGGGTCATTTACCTTTTCTTCTTTaatagttttttgtttttttttttttttcatattattgttATCATGGCCCTTCTGATTAATAGAGTCCATTCCAAATTCATCAGAGAAGAATTGTCATGTAGTTCCAAGTGCCATGAAATGGGAGGGATGCATGACATTAGCTCATGCATGCTCACTCAATTCTATGCAGTCTGATCATTAATGAGTGAAGGCAGACTAGATCATCAGATGCACCGATTATTAGACAGCAAGTTTTTTCACGTGTACTCTGATAAGAGGCACACCTGATGCACAATGGATATGCTAACTTGAGCTGTGTTCGAACATGGAGATGGCAACAGGGAAGTGTGTCAGCCACTTTGATATGTTAGTTTGAGATCATTTCAGTGTTAGTATGAAAGTGCTGAAAGGGCCctcttggaagaagaagaagccatctTTGAGCTCCACATCGAGTTTAGTAATGAGTAGTGTTGAGTGTGATATCTTGGTGAACTTGAAAATAAGCAGGTCCTGGTATAAAACCATATCTTGCCATGAATCCTCTGAGGAATTGAGACATTTCTATGTGCTGGGCATTTGACTAATCATGGGTGTTGAGATCATAATTTGAAAACCCGAAAACTTTGACTCTATCCAAGAAATCTCTCCGTTTCAATTGCTACAATCCATTCCCATATTTCAATACAAGGGTTTCTCTTGTTACTTGGAAAATGGTGGGGAACAGAACAATGTTAAGGGAAAGTGAATGAAATTAGCCCATGCATCTCCTCCACTCATTTCCCTTCGATGTTTGGAAAATAAAAAGGCTGAAAGGGAAGAATTTGATTATCTGGTACAATTTTTTGTTATATAGCAAGCTTTTCCTCTCTAACCTAACACCAATAACGAAATGCAGATTGAATTAATTGAGAAATGCAAAGACATCAAGAGAAACACATCCAAATCTTATTCAGAAAAAGTCCTTGCAACTGCAATACTACAAGTAGGAAGATGCAACTAATAGTTGATGCTTAGAGAAATCTTTCTATGTGATCATAACAACCCTAACAGGGATGCTGACATGGAAAACTGAGATAAGCAGTCATTCATTACAAGGTTAAGGCTTCATGGGATGCTGATTGTATCTCAGGACACTTGCATTAGCATTAATCTTTTGATTGGCTAGAATtgtatgttagttttgcacagtTTGAAAAGGGGAAGAGACTTTTAAAATGATACGCATGCGTGGTGTAGTTATCCAGAAATCCCTACTGTCGTAATCGCTGACCTAACTATAGATGGAGCATAATCTAATAATTGAACTAAGAAGATAATATTAACTATCTGATTCTTCCCTTAGATATGGACCACTTGCTATTTTATTCTCAACCATTTATTTGATGCATAGGATTGCTTAATCAGTCTGATTTCAGAGATATGCTcgatccacaatgggacccacattttaGATGGTCTAGATAGTGATACATCACATGCTGGGAGGATGAGTTTACTGCCATTTTCTAACTTGTCCAAAGCTAACATAAGAGCCTGGCCCTGTTTGACATgactggaaaataaaaaataaaaaatcccttcTTTGATCACAGAAACAGTTGGATTTGAGAAGTTAGTGAATGTACATAGTAATGTTTTATAAGGGATGGGAAAAGGTCATATAAAAGAGGGGAATGCTATTTTGCAGCAAAAGCAAGTACCCTGATTACAAGACAACCTTGACACTTGTGTGCAAGATGTAGGCTGTTTATCATGCTGGCCCACTCATCAATGGAAAATCTTTTACACTTTTAGCTGTCCATGTGCAACCCTCTAATTGAATGCTGAGGATTGTCAGATCGTTGCGAGTTTTACAAGGATGGTCAGTCCACCAAGTTTTGATGGCGTTGATCACCCAGAGTAAGGCCCACCATTTCAACAATGTGTTCCACAGTTGGTGGATCATCAACATGATGGGGCCTATTCACAATTGAATGGTGAGGATTGACAGCCCTACCAACCAATCAGGTGTGAGTGTGATTTATACAAGCTTCAGTTTCTCCTCAATCTATGAAAACACTACTGTCCATATGCAAAACTCCAATATGTCAAGTAGGGTTTGTCTGGCGTTTGTGATTTCCACACTGTAACTTGGCCATATTGGGCTGTGCAAATGATAGAATATGATCACCAATTACAACATCATTCTAACCGTTGATTCCCATCCAAGCATTCAGACAGTAAGGATTTCCATCGGTGAATATGGCCCATCTGAAGTGGGACACAATTAATGAAATTCCAATCACCGATTACTTGAACGGTGAATCATTCAGGAAGAAGGTTAGAAAAGCTTTTCCGGGTTTTCTAATCATTGATTTTTCATCAAATCTAGCCGTTAGGTTTACTTGAAAAATGGTGGTGGGCCTTCCTGATAAGCAGTCATGAACAACAAGGGACCTCTGATTCACGAGGGTTgctagaaaatgagagagattcaCCAACATCTGCAAAAGCATAGTAGAAATGATAGGAAATGGGGTAAAAATACAGCTTTCCCATCAATACTAATGAGAGATGATATTACTGGGTATCACAAAAAATgtattgatagtagatagtttgATTTCAAATCACTATCCAAATCTGGGCATCGCTTTGTGGGCCATGGGCATGTCATGGcagaagcggattgcatggtgtagCAGACCACCAACCTTTGTGGtgtgttgacatggcaaagttttgtgagccccaccatgatgtatgtgttatatccacacattgtccatccattttgcgagatcattttagcgcatgagcccaaaaatgaggcagacccaaaactcaagtgaaccagacggggccacagaagttttggatccagctaatatttgtgttttccctttatacaggcctatgtgaccttatgaataagttggatggcaaatgaacatcatgatgggccctgtgAAGGTTCAACCATGGGTgccattgtccccactgctttttgtggtgtggtccacttaagctttggattttcctcattttttgctcatgccccaaattgatatggaaaaatggatgggtgtgtggatataacacataaatcatggtggggcccataaatttTTGCCATGTCAACACACCACCCAGGTCACACCATGCAAAGTGCTTGGTGACACAACAAGTGAGGACATCGAAACACCAAGTGCCCAAATGTCAACTGTTTTCACTAATCGATCATGACTTGCTTTGTATGAATCAAAATATCTTAGGTCGAGCTATGAGTCTTTATTTTATTGCTGTTGTGGTTTTGGCATACATCACATTTCCTCACTTATGCACTTTCCCAAATAACACCTGTTCTCCCAATATGATTAAAATGAGGCTTTAGCATATAGCACCTTCCTGGCTGGCTTATGCATTTTACCAAATAACACCTGTTTtccaaatatgattaaaatgagGTTTTGGCATATAGCACCTTCCTGGCTTgtgcatttttccaaataataccttgtgtgtgtgtgtgtgtgtgtgtgtgtgtgtgtgtgtaaacaaaCCATGCTGGTGATACTTGGTTTGAAAAATTAACCATAGTTAAATAAGCAAAATCTTTTTAATCCCAAAGCCTCAACCCTGACCCTAACCCTAACACCTCTTCTCTCTTCTCCCAAACCCTAAGCCTAACCCTACCCTCTCCCAAACGTAAAGATAAAAAGGTCATTTTCCATTATCAGCAGTCAACCATAACAGCTCAGAATGACATGATTACATGCCGGTATGTTAACCACAGGGTGGTCTTTGACCAAAATTTAAATCAGAAACAGCACCTTCAAGGGAGGGGGTTATTTGTCTTTTGCTAGAAGGGAGGGTGCTATATGTCAAAACCCCCAATAAAATTGATCAACCAAACATTACAGGTTTCCATCTTAAGATTTACATAGTAGATGCCCTCACATCAAGATCTAGACGCACGCCAATCAATCAGAACtcggctgagtcaactcactCCAGTCTGACCCTTGGAACTGAGCCAATACCCCCAAGTTTGCAAAAATAATCACTCTTGCAAGCAAGTGTTTTACAAAAATGAGAGCTTTTCATTCATTTGGCAACCAAAAATACCAATTTACAAGTCCAGTCAGGAGTCGGAGTATCTGAATGTTCCACACCCAAGTTGACTCAGCTCAACGGGTTGAAACACGAGTGCATGTCCTCGACACCACTCAATAGAAAGATAACTAAACACAAGGAAAAACCATCTTCAAGGCTTCAATTCTTAATGCATTCTTCATCCCACAGCATATTTCAATTGCATCCATTGTAGGCCAAGTGCTCGAATTGCTTCAAAGGCGTCGACTCCTAGGCACTGCTAGTTATGAAAAATCATTAAGCAATGTACCATCCAGAAATGCAAGAATCAGGCATTCACCTTTTCTTGGGAAAATCTTGGAAGCTGTACAAGCGAATTCACTCGGGTCACGCCTTCCAAACCCGACCAGTTCTGATCCTCAGTTGTCACAAGCGCACCCTCAACCTCAGCTGCAACACACATTTTACCATTTTGCTCGTTGTCTTCTTCTGACCTGACGGTAAAATTCCGTCGCAAACATGGTTCAAGGTTCTGCACATCAGTGGGTTCATTCACCCCAGAATGAAAGCTGTGATTAATGGTTTCAGGGATGATTGGCTCCACCGGTTCAGATTCTGGATCCACTTTTCCATCCAAATACAAGCAAACCACTGCACAGTCATCCATCCTCGAAGTGGGGTATTTGAGTTTCCATTCGCAATCAGCAGAATCGACAACAGCATGTGCAGCTGATGATCGGCTTGGTGCAGAGGACACGATCCCGACCACTTCTTCATTGCTCAAGACATCCCAAACCTGTGACATGAATCCTTGGAATTAGTCCTTGAGGAAGTAGACTCGAGCACCCATTTCATATCGACCCTGCTATTGGGAAAAGCTTTCTTAACTGCATCATATTTACGGTTCTCTGCATTAATGACTATTTGTATAGTTAATGTCATCCACTTAAATAATGTAAATTAAACATTTCCAATTATTTATGCAGTCAAAAGTAAGGCTGCAAGtttgacccaacctgagttcgGGTTGTCAAAGTCACTGGGTTGGTTTTGGTTGGAAGAAGCCAACCTAatttgaatttgggttgggttcaggaATAAActcgggttgggttaggtcaggttagaaattatcacatgtatttgggtcaggtcgggttgggtcaagcaTAAAGGAATTTGCGTTGAGTTTGGGTTGGGCACAGAATTCAGATGAGTTGGGTTGCAGGTTGGGTCCTCTCGAGGTccggttgggcttgggttgacccccCAACTGACCCAACTTACCCAAATTGCACAGCTAGTCAAAAGGGACCAATGAGAAAATTAGAGACTATCTGCTACCTTCAGTGGATGTCTCCAAAATCCAAACGAACCAAGCTTCATCTTCCTCATGCAACTCAACAACACATTAGTTGTCATGCCAGCATAATTTGAATAGGTTAGTGGCAGTGGGACAAACACAAGAGCAGAAGTGCATTGTGGAAGTAGCAAGAAAATTGGCTCTCACACCCAACTCGGATTCCTGGAAGATCGAACTGAATCAAATGCagtactttcttcttcttcttttttccaaagATTTCAGGCATCCGAATCCTAGTGAATGGCTATTTGCAGCAGTTGTTCCCACTTCTACTCATCAATTGTTTCTCCTGATTCCATTTGGGATCAGCAAGATGAGCATATTCAGTAGAAAAAGCATTACTGCTGTTTGTTCTTAAAAGCCATGTAGTTTAGAACAGAAGGATGAAAAACAGGATCACATAACCAATGCATAGAGAAGATGTTTACCCCGTCAGATGCTAGCACAATGAATTGATCCATCTCTGTGAGTATCCTGTGTGAGAACTCAGGAACAGAGATCACTCCATAATCCTTCAAACAGAAATCACCAAAGGCCCTAGACATTGCTAGCCCAGGGGCATCCTCGAACGGCAACCACACCCTATGCACTTCTGGCTCATCTTGCAGCGCAAAAACCCTGCCATCACACCGTTTGATACGCTCAGCCTCCCCTGTCAGGAAAATAAAATCACATGACTAGGTGTCAAACACCATGGTATCCTGCTGAAGAAACCACAGCAATGGAACATACCTGGCAAATCAGGCTTTAGATCAACTGTCAACTGCACAGCAACCATCGAACCATTGACATCCCTCAATCCCAAAACTGCCCGAGAATCTCCAATGTTTCCAATGAAGAGATTTTGCCCCTGAAATTATCAAATGCAAATGGGAAGGAAATAAGAAGAATGGAAAGGAACTAGAGCAGGTGTTTGTGAATTTTTGTCTCACCTGTTTCACCAAAACAACAGAGGTACTGCCACTGCAAAAGCTATCCAAGGAAGGATGATATCTCAACTCCTTGTCCATGGACTTGTATGATTTAAGGAAAGCATCTCTCCACAATGAGATTAATGGATTTTCAGATGGCTCGTCCTTCAAAGACTCTCCATCCCCCTCTGGTACCTTCTTGAAACAACCACCAGTCACCCCATTTTCCCTTGCCTTGGGAGATTTGACAAACGACATCAGTTTCAGTGGTAAGGAATCCCTCACTTTACGGGAGACAAGATGCCCTTGTGGGCCATGACCATCAAAGACACCGCAAAGGACTGTATCTTCTGAAATGAAATCCTACATACAACAAAGAAATTCACAGCTTAAGCAAGAAATGAAAATCCATCAATAGATAAGGGTCATAATTACCCAAGAAGTGACTGACTGACTTCCCATACGACCATGGCGTCTTGATTAATGCCCTTCTGTCCTTGCTGAGTGAAAATACAAGAATTTTTACTTTTCCCATTCGAGAAAATCCGGTTGGGTACAGATGGCAACTGATGCAAGTTGATGGCCTGTTCCAAGAGTGATTCCCTCATTGCCTTCACCCTCTTGAATCCATTTCGAAAATATGAGGTGACACTTCTCTCTCCACAACTACCGCTGTCGCTACAGATTGAAAACCAACCACCCATCTGTTCAGGTCTAAAACAAACACATCCGAGAATCTCCACGAAGAAAACAAGTATTCAATCTCCACCCTCCCATGAAACGGATCTC
Proteins encoded in this window:
- the LOC131221966 gene encoding probable protein phosphatase 2C 52 isoform X2, whose translation is MGSQSVTSWDFISEDTVLCGVFDGHGPQGHLVSRKVRDSLPLKLMSFVKSPKARENGVTGGCFKKVPEGDGESLKDEPSENPLISLWRDAFLKSYKSMDKELRYHPSLDSFCSGSTSVVLVKQGQNLFIGNIGDSRAVLGLRDVNGSMVAVQLTVDLKPDLPGEAERIKRCDGRVFALQDEPEVHRVWLPFEDAPGLAMSRAFGDFCLKDYGVISVPEFSHRILTEMDQFIVLASDGVWDVLSNEEVVGIVSSAPSRSSAAHAVVDSADCEWKLKYPTSRMDDCAVVCLYLDGKVDPESEPVEPIIPETINHSFHSGVNEPTDVQNLEPCLRRNFTVRSEEDNEQNGKMCVAAEVEGALVTTEDQNWSGLEGVTRVNSLVQLPRFSQEKVNA
- the LOC131221966 gene encoding probable protein phosphatase 2C 1 isoform X1, which codes for MGGWFSICSDSGSCGERSVTSYFRNGFKRVKAMRESLLEQAINLHQLPSVPNRIFSNGKSKNSCIFTQQGQKGINQDAMVVWEDFISEDTVLCGVFDGHGPQGHLVSRKVRDSLPLKLMSFVKSPKARENGVTGGCFKKVPEGDGESLKDEPSENPLISLWRDAFLKSYKSMDKELRYHPSLDSFCSGSTSVVLVKQGQNLFIGNIGDSRAVLGLRDVNGSMVAVQLTVDLKPDLPGEAERIKRCDGRVFALQDEPEVHRVWLPFEDAPGLAMSRAFGDFCLKDYGVISVPEFSHRILTEMDQFIVLASDGVWDVLSNEEVVGIVSSAPSRSSAAHAVVDSADCEWKLKYPTSRMDDCAVVCLYLDGKVDPESEPVEPIIPETINHSFHSGVNEPTDVQNLEPCLRRNFTVRSEEDNEQNGKMCVAAEVEGALVTTEDQNWSGLEGVTRVNSLVQLPRFSQEKVNA
- the LOC131221965 gene encoding uncharacterized protein LOC131221965, with translation MASVHSITPCHRFLEISKPICQTRPNLLIPVNGLSGSSLHLLSTPNKAPRSNLFCRNPRNWKIGSVADELDVIPVQSSDSTDQQDGGASAHIVREEEIESVNQVGGFSNEGRFSFEGAGGDFQGFSSSSAPLGEEGEVEDFDRFFDRAINTTIVLAAGTFAITKLLTIDQDYWHGWTLFEILRYAPQHNWSAYEEALKTNPVLAKMMISGVVYALGDWIAQCYEGKPLFEFDRARMFRSGLVGFTFHGSLSHYYYQFCEALFPFQDWWVVPAKVVFDQTVWAAVWNSIYYVLLGFLRFESPANIFSELKATFWPLLTAGWKLWPFAHLITYGVVPVEQRLLWVDCVELIWVTILSTYSNEKSEARSSEASLETNAKSPSSETKELM